A single region of the Nomascus leucogenys isolate Asia unplaced genomic scaffold, Asia_NLE_v1 000940F_63625_qpd_obj, whole genome shotgun sequence genome encodes:
- the LOC115834161 gene encoding nuclear pore complex-interacting protein family member B13-like produces the protein SLNLQTLPECLLVPLPPSARHHPLSVAGDMYHFFELMILGDARHLPTLFRTLPPSPVHDSLSLKTPPECLLVPLPPSAVDDFVTPETPPIECRQGPLPSSRVDDFSRQKTPPNSFSYLFPPSPGDDSLSLKTHPGVFCADFLTPETPPVECRRRHVSFLRADDFRRRKTPPNSFFVPLPPSPVHDSLSLKTPPECLLVPLPPSAVDDFVTPEDTSHRVSPGTFTIF, from the exons TCTCTGAACCTCCAGACacttcccgagtgtcttctggtacctcttccaccttctgca agacaccacCCGTTGAGTGTCGCCGGCGACATGTATCATTTCttcgagctgatgattttaggagacgcaagacacctcccaactctttttcgtacccttccaccttctccagttcatgattctctgagtctcaagacacctcccgagtgtcttctggtacctcttccaccttctgcagtggatgattttgtgacaccagagacacctcccATCGAGTGTCGCCAGGGACCTTTACCATCTTCTAGAGTTGATGATTTTAGTAGACAGAAGacacctcccaactctttttCGTACCTCTTTCCACCTTCTCCAggtgatgattctctgagcctcaagacacatccgggtgtcttctg tgcagattttctgacaccagagacaccacCCGTTGAGTGTCGCCGGCGACATGTATCATTTCttcgagctgatgattttaggagacgcaagacacctcccaactcttttttcgtacctcttccaccttctccagttcatgattctctgagtctcaagacacctcccgagtgtcttctggtacctcttccaccttctgcagtggaTGATTTTGTGACACCAGAGGACACCTCCCATCGAGTGTCGCCAGGGACCTTTACCATCTTCTAG
- the LOC115834162 gene encoding nuclear pore complex-interacting protein family member B3-like → MYHFFELMILGDARHLPTLFSNRPSSVAGDQYHFFELMILGDARHLPTLSSDTSHRVVPWTLHDFLTPETPPVECRRRHVSFLRADDFRRRKTPPNSFFVPLPPSPVDDSLSLKTPPECLLVPLPPSAVDDFVTPETPPIECRQGPLPSSRVDDFSRQKTPPNSFFVPLPPSPETAPSVAGTYIIS, encoded by the exons ATGTATCATTTCttcgagctgatgattttaggagacgcaagacacctcccaactcttttttc aaaccgCCCGTCTAGTGTCGCCGGAGACCAGTATCATTTCttcgagctgatgattttaggagacgcaagacacctcccgactctttcttc agacacctcccATCGAGTGGTGCCGTGGACCT tgcatgattttctgacaccagagacaccacCCGTTGAGTGTCGCCGGCGACATGTATCATTTCTTCGAGcagatgattttaggagacgcaagacacctcccaactcttttttcgtacctcttccaccttctccagttgatgattctctgagcctcaagacacctcccgagtgtcttctggtacctcttccaccttctgcagtggatgattttgtgacaccagagacacctcccATCGAGTGTCGCCAGGGACCTTTACCATCTTCTAGAGTTGATGATTTTAGTAGACAGAAGacacctcccaactcttttttcgtacctcttccaccttctccag aaactgcACCGAGTGTCGCCGGGACCTATATCATTTCATAG